Proteins co-encoded in one Sebastes fasciatus isolate fSebFas1 chromosome 11, fSebFas1.pri, whole genome shotgun sequence genomic window:
- the arhgef18a gene encoding rho guanine nucleotide exchange factor 18a isoform X2 produces MTVTPKKHIAQPGSSFFNDTSPRTSPVQMDEVEGLRLKLTPDDSVSLAEPINLEDSHYAVLRGELESDHQNLEAESWSVAVDQNYLKALNKEAVKRQDVIYELIQTEMNHVRTLKILLRVYVHELRQSLLIEEARLERLFPGVETMLTLHQHFLNCLKVRQNQSQEEGSPNNYQITQLGDILISQFSGELGEGMMECYSVFCGHHNETISFYKEQLQNNKKLQILNRKIGQLPLVRRLGVPECFLLVTQRITKYPVLVERIIQNTEADTDEYKSLVQGLALIKDTISQVNDQVSDYEKAARLRDISLRLEPKSQGRLKDGQLLRREDLLQANRTLLHEGTVTWKSPGRQKDIHAVLLSDVILLLQEKDQKLVFAAVDNKPAVISLQRLIVREVAHEDKAMYLICVSACTTSMPELYEIHTPSREERITWTTLIREAVNCYPEEEQYRELTARLQQFQDILKMRDEQIKQSLMEKQQIFAALYETMTEQETPHKGLLLRGDATDLQQGATLLKGAIDEVENLQNLLFLRIKDPNLLMDESKAQGEQLKRAETFGVADSNPATSAMKNGDAAEWPGGSEGSPTTSDPQLQESHSSENVEQSADDDTQTPDSSLASSHFPEAEVCDRVILLGQRLYSLEAIITQQDSQIELQHAFQTKSKQPARHYNSVLLEQEKQRNLEKQKEELANLHKLKAQHRDEQQRWEKERERQRIQIESLEGQLQQREEDCREWEKKLNDERAELERLKESYQQDLERLRESTKSVDKDKERLTQERERLEQLQEKIKKCIPGNYDDSQYWSLSSLSSLSSLQSFRGSIVNGGGTFTPKSRVFPTTSNFSETPPKVPPRRESISPMQAKPELPVHLISTTNQVHKSPSMQQQIPTKLAALSKGKEKGHKSKRSHQRTHSAASIDVNQVLPIRVTGKEGGSLRAQSNRSPQRIYQSGAFNPPGSAFNPPGSAFNPPGSAFNPPGSARSVKTSQSFSTYKRSSEAPPPVPPPFPKDVLEASKEKVIFL; encoded by the exons ATGACCGTCACCCCTAAAAAACACATTGCTCAGCCTGGTTCCTCCTTTTTCAACGACACAAGTCCCAG AACCAGTCCCGTGCAGATGGATGAGGTTGAAGGCCTGCGGTTGAAGCTCACCCCTGATGACTCGGTGTCGCTGGCTGAGCCCATCAACCTAGAAG ATTCCCATTATGCTGTGCTGCGAGGCGAGTTGGAATCCGACCACCAGAACCTGGAGGCGGAGTCGTGGAGCGTGGCGGTGGACCAGAACTATCTGAAGGCCCTGAACAAAGAGGCTGTTAAGAGACAGGACGTCATATATG AGTTGATCCAGACGGAGATGAACCATGTACGCACCTTAAAGATCCTCCTCCGCGTCTATGTGCACGAATTGAGGCAGTCTCTGCTGATAGAGGAGGCTCGGCTGGAGCGTCTCTTCCCCGGGGTGGAAACCATGCTCACCCTCCACCAGCACTTCCTGAACTGCCTCAAAGTGCGCCAAAACCAAAGTCAGGAGGAAGGAAGCCCAAACAACTACCAGATCACACAGCTGGGGGATATTCTCATCTCTCAG TTTTCAGGTGAACTGGGAGAAGGAATGATGGAGTGTTACAGTGTTTTCTGCGGTCATCACAATGAAACCATCAGTTTCTACAAAGAGCAGCTGCAGAACAACAAGAAGCTGCAGATCCTCAATAGG AAAATAGGTCAGCTGCCCCTGGTGCGACGGTTGGGAGTCCCTGAATGTTTTCTGTTGGTGACTCAACGCATCACAAAATATCCCGTCCTGGTGGAGCGAATCATACAGAACACTGAAG CTGACACAGACGAGTACAAGTCTCTGGTACAGGGTTTGGCGTTGATCAAAGACACCATCTCCCAGGTGAACGATCAGGTCAGTGATTACGAGAAAGCCGCTCGTCTGAGAGACATCAGCCTGCGTCTGGAACCAAAATCTCAGGGTCGGCTGAAGGACGGCCAGCTGCTCCGCAGGGAGGATCTGCTCCAGGCTAACAGGACGCTGCTGCACGAAGGCACCGTCACCTGGAAGTCCCCCGGTAGACAAAAAG ACATCCATGCTGTGTTGCTGTCAGACGTGATCCTCCTCTTACAAGAGAAAGATCAGAAGCTTGTGTTTGCTGCTGTG GACAACAAACCAGCAGTGATCTCCCTTCAAAGGCTGATTGTTAGGGAAGTGGCTCATGAGGACAAAGCCATGTACCTTATCTGTGTATCTGCGTGCACCACTAGCATGCCAGAGTTGTACGAGATCCACACGCCCTCCAGAGAGGAACGCATCACATGGACGACGCTGATACGGGAAGCTGTGAACTG CTATCCAGAAGAGGAGCAATACCGTGAACTGACTGCTAGACTGCAACAGTTTCAAG ATATTCTAAAGATGAGGGATGAGCAGATAAAGCAAAGTCTGATGGAAAAGCAGCAGATCTTTGCTGCTCTCTACGAGACGATGACTGAGCAGGAAACCCCCCACAAAGGGCTGCTGCTCCGAGGAGACGCCACCGacctccagcagggggcgacactTCTGAAAGGAGCCATCGATGAGG TGGAAAACCTGCAGAACCTGCTCTTCTTAAGGATAAAAGACCCAAACCTTCTTATGGATGAGAGTAAGGCGCAGGGGGAGCAGCTCAAGAGGGCCGAGACCTTTGGAGTGGCTGATAGTAATCCTGCTACAAGCGCCATGAAAA ATGGAGATGCAGCTGAGTGGCCAGGTGGCAGCGAGGGCAGTCCTACCACTAGTGACCCTCAGCTCCAGGAAAGTCACAGTTCTGAGAACGTGGAACAGTCT GCTGATGACGACACACAGACGCCAGACTCCAGTTTAGCCTCCAGTCATTTCCCTGAGGCAGAG GTGTGTGACAGGGTGATACTGCTCGGGCAGAGGCTGTACAGCTTAGAA GCGATCATCACCCAGCAGGACAGCCAGATTGAGCTGCAGCACGCTTTTCAGACCAAGAGCAAGCAGCCCGCCCGTCATTACAACAGCGTGCTGCTTGAGCAGGAGAAGCAGCGCAACTTGGAGAAGCAGAAGGAGGAACTCGCCAACCTGCACAAGCTAAAGGCCCAGCATCGAGACGAGCAGCAGCGctgggagaaggagagggagcggCAGAGGATACAGATCGAGTCTCTGGAGGGCCAgctgcagcagagggaggaggactgCCGAGAATGGGAGAAGAAGCTCAATGATGAGAGGGCTGAGCTGGAGAGGCTGAAGGAAAGCTACCAGCAGGACCTGGAAAGACTGAGGGAGTCCACGAAATCAGTAGACAAAGACAAGGAGCGTCTGACTCAGGAGAGGGAGCGTCtagagcagctgcaggagaaaATAAAGAAGTGCATCCCAGGAAACTATGACGATTCACAA TACTGGAGTCTCTCCAGTCTCTCCAGTCTCTCCAGTCTCCAGTCGTTCAGGGGAAGCATCGTGAACGGAGGTGGGACCTTCACTCCAAAATCCCGCGTCTTTCCCACCACCTCCAACTTCTCGGAAACTCCTCCAAAGGTCCCACCGCGCAGGGAGAGCATCAGCCCCATGCAGGCCAAACCCGAGCTGCCAGTCCACCTGATCAGCACCACCAACCAGGTGCACAAATCTCCGTCCATGCAGCAGCAGATCCCCACCAAGCTGGCTGCTCTGTCCAAGGGAAAGGAGAAAGGCCATAAGTCGAAGAGGTCCCACCAGAGAACGCACAGTGCAG CCTCTATAGACGTGAACCAGGTGCTGCCCATCCGAGTGACTGGGAAAGAAGGAGGCAGTCTGAGAGCCCAAAGTAACAGAAGTCCTCAAAGAATCTACCAGTCAG
- the arhgef18a gene encoding rho guanine nucleotide exchange factor 18a isoform X1 — protein sequence MSRGNCGALNTINRSIYKQVYFSLSSGESASPPASHGLPACFLHPGMTVTPKKHIAQPGSSFFNDTSPRTSPVQMDEVEGLRLKLTPDDSVSLAEPINLEDSHYAVLRGELESDHQNLEAESWSVAVDQNYLKALNKEAVKRQDVIYELIQTEMNHVRTLKILLRVYVHELRQSLLIEEARLERLFPGVETMLTLHQHFLNCLKVRQNQSQEEGSPNNYQITQLGDILISQFSGELGEGMMECYSVFCGHHNETISFYKEQLQNNKKLQILNRKIGQLPLVRRLGVPECFLLVTQRITKYPVLVERIIQNTEADTDEYKSLVQGLALIKDTISQVNDQVSDYEKAARLRDISLRLEPKSQGRLKDGQLLRREDLLQANRTLLHEGTVTWKSPGRQKDIHAVLLSDVILLLQEKDQKLVFAAVDNKPAVISLQRLIVREVAHEDKAMYLICVSACTTSMPELYEIHTPSREERITWTTLIREAVNCYPEEEQYRELTARLQQFQDILKMRDEQIKQSLMEKQQIFAALYETMTEQETPHKGLLLRGDATDLQQGATLLKGAIDEVENLQNLLFLRIKDPNLLMDESKAQGEQLKRAETFGVADSNPATSAMKNGDAAEWPGGSEGSPTTSDPQLQESHSSENVEQSADDDTQTPDSSLASSHFPEAEVCDRVILLGQRLYSLEAIITQQDSQIELQHAFQTKSKQPARHYNSVLLEQEKQRNLEKQKEELANLHKLKAQHRDEQQRWEKERERQRIQIESLEGQLQQREEDCREWEKKLNDERAELERLKESYQQDLERLRESTKSVDKDKERLTQERERLEQLQEKIKKCIPGNYDDSQYWSLSSLSSLSSLQSFRGSIVNGGGTFTPKSRVFPTTSNFSETPPKVPPRRESISPMQAKPELPVHLISTTNQVHKSPSMQQQIPTKLAALSKGKEKGHKSKRSHQRTHSAASIDVNQVLPIRVTGKEGGSLRAQSNRSPQRIYQSGAFNPPGSAFNPPGSAFNPPGSAFNPPGSARSVKTSQSFSTYKRSSEAPPPVPPPFPKDVLEASKEKVIFL from the exons A tgtcaCGAGGAAACTGTGGAGCACTGAACACAATAAACAGAAGTATATATAAACAAG TCTATTTCTCACTCAGCTCTGGGGAGAGTGCTTCTCCCCCAGCCTCCCATGGCCTCCCTGCCTGCTTCCTCCATCCAGGCATGACCGTCACCCCTAAAAAACACATTGCTCAGCCTGGTTCCTCCTTTTTCAACGACACAAGTCCCAG AACCAGTCCCGTGCAGATGGATGAGGTTGAAGGCCTGCGGTTGAAGCTCACCCCTGATGACTCGGTGTCGCTGGCTGAGCCCATCAACCTAGAAG ATTCCCATTATGCTGTGCTGCGAGGCGAGTTGGAATCCGACCACCAGAACCTGGAGGCGGAGTCGTGGAGCGTGGCGGTGGACCAGAACTATCTGAAGGCCCTGAACAAAGAGGCTGTTAAGAGACAGGACGTCATATATG AGTTGATCCAGACGGAGATGAACCATGTACGCACCTTAAAGATCCTCCTCCGCGTCTATGTGCACGAATTGAGGCAGTCTCTGCTGATAGAGGAGGCTCGGCTGGAGCGTCTCTTCCCCGGGGTGGAAACCATGCTCACCCTCCACCAGCACTTCCTGAACTGCCTCAAAGTGCGCCAAAACCAAAGTCAGGAGGAAGGAAGCCCAAACAACTACCAGATCACACAGCTGGGGGATATTCTCATCTCTCAG TTTTCAGGTGAACTGGGAGAAGGAATGATGGAGTGTTACAGTGTTTTCTGCGGTCATCACAATGAAACCATCAGTTTCTACAAAGAGCAGCTGCAGAACAACAAGAAGCTGCAGATCCTCAATAGG AAAATAGGTCAGCTGCCCCTGGTGCGACGGTTGGGAGTCCCTGAATGTTTTCTGTTGGTGACTCAACGCATCACAAAATATCCCGTCCTGGTGGAGCGAATCATACAGAACACTGAAG CTGACACAGACGAGTACAAGTCTCTGGTACAGGGTTTGGCGTTGATCAAAGACACCATCTCCCAGGTGAACGATCAGGTCAGTGATTACGAGAAAGCCGCTCGTCTGAGAGACATCAGCCTGCGTCTGGAACCAAAATCTCAGGGTCGGCTGAAGGACGGCCAGCTGCTCCGCAGGGAGGATCTGCTCCAGGCTAACAGGACGCTGCTGCACGAAGGCACCGTCACCTGGAAGTCCCCCGGTAGACAAAAAG ACATCCATGCTGTGTTGCTGTCAGACGTGATCCTCCTCTTACAAGAGAAAGATCAGAAGCTTGTGTTTGCTGCTGTG GACAACAAACCAGCAGTGATCTCCCTTCAAAGGCTGATTGTTAGGGAAGTGGCTCATGAGGACAAAGCCATGTACCTTATCTGTGTATCTGCGTGCACCACTAGCATGCCAGAGTTGTACGAGATCCACACGCCCTCCAGAGAGGAACGCATCACATGGACGACGCTGATACGGGAAGCTGTGAACTG CTATCCAGAAGAGGAGCAATACCGTGAACTGACTGCTAGACTGCAACAGTTTCAAG ATATTCTAAAGATGAGGGATGAGCAGATAAAGCAAAGTCTGATGGAAAAGCAGCAGATCTTTGCTGCTCTCTACGAGACGATGACTGAGCAGGAAACCCCCCACAAAGGGCTGCTGCTCCGAGGAGACGCCACCGacctccagcagggggcgacactTCTGAAAGGAGCCATCGATGAGG TGGAAAACCTGCAGAACCTGCTCTTCTTAAGGATAAAAGACCCAAACCTTCTTATGGATGAGAGTAAGGCGCAGGGGGAGCAGCTCAAGAGGGCCGAGACCTTTGGAGTGGCTGATAGTAATCCTGCTACAAGCGCCATGAAAA ATGGAGATGCAGCTGAGTGGCCAGGTGGCAGCGAGGGCAGTCCTACCACTAGTGACCCTCAGCTCCAGGAAAGTCACAGTTCTGAGAACGTGGAACAGTCT GCTGATGACGACACACAGACGCCAGACTCCAGTTTAGCCTCCAGTCATTTCCCTGAGGCAGAG GTGTGTGACAGGGTGATACTGCTCGGGCAGAGGCTGTACAGCTTAGAA GCGATCATCACCCAGCAGGACAGCCAGATTGAGCTGCAGCACGCTTTTCAGACCAAGAGCAAGCAGCCCGCCCGTCATTACAACAGCGTGCTGCTTGAGCAGGAGAAGCAGCGCAACTTGGAGAAGCAGAAGGAGGAACTCGCCAACCTGCACAAGCTAAAGGCCCAGCATCGAGACGAGCAGCAGCGctgggagaaggagagggagcggCAGAGGATACAGATCGAGTCTCTGGAGGGCCAgctgcagcagagggaggaggactgCCGAGAATGGGAGAAGAAGCTCAATGATGAGAGGGCTGAGCTGGAGAGGCTGAAGGAAAGCTACCAGCAGGACCTGGAAAGACTGAGGGAGTCCACGAAATCAGTAGACAAAGACAAGGAGCGTCTGACTCAGGAGAGGGAGCGTCtagagcagctgcaggagaaaATAAAGAAGTGCATCCCAGGAAACTATGACGATTCACAA TACTGGAGTCTCTCCAGTCTCTCCAGTCTCTCCAGTCTCCAGTCGTTCAGGGGAAGCATCGTGAACGGAGGTGGGACCTTCACTCCAAAATCCCGCGTCTTTCCCACCACCTCCAACTTCTCGGAAACTCCTCCAAAGGTCCCACCGCGCAGGGAGAGCATCAGCCCCATGCAGGCCAAACCCGAGCTGCCAGTCCACCTGATCAGCACCACCAACCAGGTGCACAAATCTCCGTCCATGCAGCAGCAGATCCCCACCAAGCTGGCTGCTCTGTCCAAGGGAAAGGAGAAAGGCCATAAGTCGAAGAGGTCCCACCAGAGAACGCACAGTGCAG CCTCTATAGACGTGAACCAGGTGCTGCCCATCCGAGTGACTGGGAAAGAAGGAGGCAGTCTGAGAGCCCAAAGTAACAGAAGTCCTCAAAGAATCTACCAGTCAG